A single genomic interval of Meles meles chromosome 9, mMelMel3.1 paternal haplotype, whole genome shotgun sequence harbors:
- the RBM43 gene encoding RNA-binding protein 43 isoform X2 — MKTHFQDIKNESGVVGNVINPTKTRGVANVSFKGKKENVNRKQEHGQVEKSGSTQFTDPHFSEKVFSSVEAILDLSLFRSQVPLESLVMDLKRKIPTLRFSPLEPNGRISVQGSFLAIQKLKESLLLKASFLLEKTRNFISEGKRPNRQKPRRHLQRSSSSESLRSSVPEATRRGETLVLDTDIFLCLKKSRFYKNMLKTCHVFCEERVDGEITTICIKNAQEGSHPNNEKVVKALFEEYSLALHFELRKETLTLKGKGSKDKRNIKLACKQLSSRFPQILINFYETHIDIIGSPSDTNLFKKEVTELIRLES; from the exons ATGAAGACTCACTTCCAAGATATTAAGAATGAAAGTGGGGTTGTTGGAAACGTGATAAATCCAACAAAAACCAGGGGAGTTGCAAATGTGagcttcaaaggaaaaaaag AGAATGTGAACAGAAAACAGGAACACGGTCAGGTAGAAAAGTCTGGATCTACTCAGTTCACAGACCCTCATTTCAGTGAAAAG GTCTTCAGCTCTGTGGAAGCTATCCTTGATCTTTCTCTTTTTCGGAGTCAAGTCCCTCTAGAAAGTCTGGTAATGGACCTGAAAAGGAAAATCCCAACTTTACGCTTCAGTCCTTTGGAACCCAATGGAAGAATCTCCGTCCAAGGATCATTTCTGGCTATCCAGAAGCTCAAAGAATCTTTGCTATTAAAAGCaagttttcttttagaaaaaaccAGGAATTTTATCAGTGAGGGGAAAAGGCCGAATAGGCAGAAACCCAGAAGGCATCTCCAGAGAAGTAGCTCCTCAGAGTCGCTCAGGTCCTCAGTACCCGAGGCCACCAGGAGAGGAGAAACACTTGTTCTCGACACAGATATTTTCCTCTGCCTCAAAAAGAGCAGATTTTACAAAAACATGTTGAAAACCTGTCATGTTTTCTGTGAGGAAAGAGTGGATGGTGAAATTACCACAATTTGTATAAAAAATGCTCAAGAAGGTTCTCACCCAAACAATGAAAAGGTTGTAAAAGCACTTTTTGAGGAATATTCACTTGCTCTTCACTTCGAGCTGAGAAAGGAGACACTCACTTTGAAAGGAAAgggaagtaaagataaaagaaatattaagctGGCATGTAAACAACTCAGTTCAAGGTTCCCTCAGATTCTGATTAATTTTTATGAGACACACATTGACATTATAGGATCACCTTCTGACACAAACTTGTTTAAAAAAGAGGTCACGGAATTAATAAGGTTAGAAAGTTAG
- the RBM43 gene encoding RNA-binding protein 43 isoform X1 — MASVLEGKESKTSERTAAVAGHLVDLLNDQLRTTVMKTHFQDIKNESGVVGNVINPTKTRGVANVSFKGKKENVNRKQEHGQVEKSGSTQFTDPHFSEKVFSSVEAILDLSLFRSQVPLESLVMDLKRKIPTLRFSPLEPNGRISVQGSFLAIQKLKESLLLKASFLLEKTRNFISEGKRPNRQKPRRHLQRSSSSESLRSSVPEATRRGETLVLDTDIFLCLKKSRFYKNMLKTCHVFCEERVDGEITTICIKNAQEGSHPNNEKVVKALFEEYSLALHFELRKETLTLKGKGSKDKRNIKLACKQLSSRFPQILINFYETHIDIIGSPSDTNLFKKEVTELIRLES; from the exons ATG GCATCCGTTTTGGAAGGCAAGGAATCCAAAACTTCTGAAAGAACAGCGGCAGTTGCTGGTCATTTGGTTGACCTTTTAAATGATCAATTACGGACCACAGTAATGAAGACTCACTTCCAAGATATTAAGAATGAAAGTGGGGTTGTTGGAAACGTGATAAATCCAACAAAAACCAGGGGAGTTGCAAATGTGagcttcaaaggaaaaaaag AGAATGTGAACAGAAAACAGGAACACGGTCAGGTAGAAAAGTCTGGATCTACTCAGTTCACAGACCCTCATTTCAGTGAAAAG GTCTTCAGCTCTGTGGAAGCTATCCTTGATCTTTCTCTTTTTCGGAGTCAAGTCCCTCTAGAAAGTCTGGTAATGGACCTGAAAAGGAAAATCCCAACTTTACGCTTCAGTCCTTTGGAACCCAATGGAAGAATCTCCGTCCAAGGATCATTTCTGGCTATCCAGAAGCTCAAAGAATCTTTGCTATTAAAAGCaagttttcttttagaaaaaaccAGGAATTTTATCAGTGAGGGGAAAAGGCCGAATAGGCAGAAACCCAGAAGGCATCTCCAGAGAAGTAGCTCCTCAGAGTCGCTCAGGTCCTCAGTACCCGAGGCCACCAGGAGAGGAGAAACACTTGTTCTCGACACAGATATTTTCCTCTGCCTCAAAAAGAGCAGATTTTACAAAAACATGTTGAAAACCTGTCATGTTTTCTGTGAGGAAAGAGTGGATGGTGAAATTACCACAATTTGTATAAAAAATGCTCAAGAAGGTTCTCACCCAAACAATGAAAAGGTTGTAAAAGCACTTTTTGAGGAATATTCACTTGCTCTTCACTTCGAGCTGAGAAAGGAGACACTCACTTTGAAAGGAAAgggaagtaaagataaaagaaatattaagctGGCATGTAAACAACTCAGTTCAAGGTTCCCTCAGATTCTGATTAATTTTTATGAGACACACATTGACATTATAGGATCACCTTCTGACACAAACTTGTTTAAAAAAGAGGTCACGGAATTAATAAGGTTAGAAAGTTAG